The Bacteroidota bacterium genome has a segment encoding these proteins:
- a CDS encoding four helix bundle protein, protein MASFKRFEDIEAWKLAREISKEIYKVSGIGIFARDFELKNQARASSGSMMDNIAEGFGRGGKNEFVQFLTIAKGSAEELKSQLYRSLDNEYISESIFENIYTKTDTYSKMTAGLISYLNQSSIKGEKFKNRVN, encoded by the coding sequence ATGGCAAGTTTCAAACGGTTTGAAGACATAGAAGCGTGGAAGTTAGCGCGAGAAATATCAAAAGAAATTTATAAAGTTTCCGGTATCGGAATATTTGCCAGAGATTTTGAGTTAAAAAATCAGGCACGAGCGTCATCCGGTTCTATGATGGATAATATCGCGGAAGGATTTGGCAGAGGAGGCAAAAATGAATTTGTTCAGTTTCTTACAATAGCAAAAGGTTCTGCTGAAGAATTGAAGTCGCAATTGTATCGTTCATTAGATAATGAATATATCTCTGAAAGCATATTTGAAAACATATACACAAAAACAGATACTTATAGCAAAATGACAGCTGGTTTAATTTCATATTTAAACCAATCATCCATCAAAGGAGAAAAGTTCAAGAATAGAGTAAACTAA